Proteins encoded in a region of the Phoenix dactylifera cultivar Barhee BC4 chromosome 3, palm_55x_up_171113_PBpolish2nd_filt_p, whole genome shotgun sequence genome:
- the LOC103696714 gene encoding scarecrow-like protein 3, which yields MGGMVQDEGSSSVTSSPLQSFSLMSLSPAAQLMSPPVTWLRELKSDERGLYLIHLLLNCANHVAAGKLEHANACLEHISLLAAPDGDTMQRIASHFTDALARRVLRSWPGLYRALHPPSAAAASRLPPEALLARRHFFDLCPFVRLAFLVSNQAILEAMEGERVVHVVDLGGAASDAAQWAALLQALRARPEGPPHLRLTVVHDQKEFLDVAAMRLSEEAERLDIPFQFHPVLARLENVDVEMLRVKTGEALAISSVLQLHTILAADDDPAVAGHQRKTPSPFTKNSNNVQLHRIAQMSHRGTLGELLEKDPVNGYSPSPDSATSSPLASAPSPKTESFLASLWGLSPKIMTVAEQESNHNGPMLTERFTEALNFYAALFDCLESTAPRMSVERARVEKMLFGEEIKNIITCEGAERRERHEKLEKWVQRLELAGFGRVPLSYFATLQARRLLQGYGCEGYKVREEKGCLFICWQDRPLFSVSAWRFKRFE from the coding sequence ATGGGGGGGATGGTGCAGGACGAGGGATCATCGTCGGTGACATCATCGCCGCTGCAGAGTTTCTCGCTGATGTCCCTCTCGCCGGCAGCGCAGCTGATGTCGCCGCCGGTGACGTGGCTACGAGAGCTGAAGTCCGACGAACGGGGGCTGTATctgatacatctcctcctcaaCTGCGCCAACCACGTGGCCGCCGGCAAGCTCGAGCACGCCAACGCGTGTCTCGAGCATATCTCGCTTCTTGCTGCTCCCGACGGCGACACCATGCAGCGCATCGCGTCCCACTTCACGGACGCCCTCGCCCGCCGGGTGCTCCGCTCCTGGCCCGGCCTGTACCGGGCACTCCACCCTccgtcggcggcggcggcgtcccGGCTGCCGCCCGAGGCCCTCCTCGCCCGCCGCCATTTCTTCGACCTCTGCCCCTTCGTCCGCCTTGCCTTCCTCGTGTCCAACCAGGCCATCCTCGAGGCGATGGAGGGGGAGCGGGTGGTCCACGTCGTCGACCTCGGGGGCGCCGCCTCCGACGCCGCCCAGTGGGCAGCCCTCCTCCAGGCCCTCCGCGCTCGCCCGGAGGGCCCGCCCCACCTCCGCCTCACCGTCGTCCACGACCAGAAGGAGTTCCTCGACGTCGCCGCCATGCGCCTCTCCGAGGAGGCCGAGCGCCTCGATATCCCCTTCCAATTCCACCCCGTCCTCGCCCGCCTCGAGAACGTCGACGTCGAGATGCTCCGCGTCAAGACCGGCGAGGCGTTGGCCATCAGCTCCGTGCTTCAGCTTCACACCATTCTCGCCGCCGACGACGATCCCGCCGTCGCCGGCCACCAAAGGAAAACCCCGTCACCCTTCACCAAGAATTCAAACAATGTCCAGCTTCACAGAATTGCCCAGATGAGCCACCGGGGCACGCTGGGGGAGCTACTGGAGAAGGACCCTGTCAACGGGTACAGCCCCAGCCCGGACTCTGCAACCTCGTCGCCGCTTGCATCGGCCCCGTCGCCAAAAACGGAGAGCTTCTTGGCATCACTGTGGGGGCTGTCGCCGAAGATCATGACGGTGGCGGAGCAGGAGTCGAACCACAACGGGCCAATGCTGACGGAGCGGTTCACGGAGGCGCTCAACTTCTATGCtgcattgtttgattgcctGGAGTCGACGGCGCCGAGGATGTCGGTCGAGCGGGCGAGGGTGGAGAAGATGCTGTTCGGCGAGGAGATCAAGAATATCATCACCTGCGAGGGCGCCGAGAGGAGGGAGCGGCATGAGAAGCTGGAGAAATGGGTGCAGAGGCTGGAGCTCGCCGGATTCGGAAGGGTGCCGCTGAGCTACTTCGCAACGCTGCAGGCCaggaggctgctgcagggctaCGGATGTGAGGGTTACAAGGTGAGGGAGGAGAAGGGGTGTTTGTTTATTTGCTGGCAGGATAGGCCCCTCTTCTCTGTTTCAGCTTGGAGGTTCAAGAGATTTGAGTGA